From Juglans regia cultivar Chandler chromosome 6, Walnut 2.0, whole genome shotgun sequence, the proteins below share one genomic window:
- the LOC108993919 gene encoding uncharacterized protein LOC108993919 isoform X1 translates to MKLRKHGLIPLKINDGERAPSCENAVFFTTRVTWIIKHHATMAQNTWDAIDTQEKEELINRVRANFILDWSKRNHREMVEKNLGKKFNDFHYQLHKIYMGCATHGEALLKPTSLVESDVWKKLCGRWGSDEFKKISNQNKVNRKRQHVNHTAGRKSFVRLIQEMGPSSSNLVNFYKETRWSKKKGAFVTPMTETLYNNMIEKLDEMELEERTDEAANIIFRDVIGHRSGYARGLGVSVIPEPRPSSMSAQFEHLAQENEKHKNEAMMYKTELDDLKREVRQLLVWQQSYDQRMNLFECDLERVSNRDTPGNV, encoded by the exons ATGAAGCTTCGTAAGCATGGTCTCATTCCTTTGAAGATTAATGATGGTGAGAGGGCACCATCATGTGAGAATGCAGTGTTCTTTACAACAAGGGTAACATGGATTATCAAACATCATGCAACCATGGCTCAAAATACTTGGGATGCTATAGATACACAAGAAAAAGAGGAGCTGATCAATCGTGTTCGG GCTAATTTCATTCTAGATTGGAGTAAAAGGAATCATCGCGAGATGGTCGAGAAGAACCTTGGAAAGAAGTTCAATGACTTTCACTACCAGCTTCATAAAATATACATGGGTTGTGCAACCCACGGTGAGGCATTACTAAAACCAACCTCGTTGGTGGAATCAGATGTATGGAAAAAGTTATGTGGGAGATGGGGTAGCGACGAATTCAAG AAAATATCCAATCAAAATAAGGTCAATAGGAAAAGGCAGCATGTGAACCACACAGCAGGCAGAAAGTCTTTTGTGAGGTTAATACAAGAGATG GGTCCGAGCTCATCAAACTTGGTAAACTTCTATAAAGAAACTAGATGGTCAAAGAAGAAAGGGGCATTTGTCACTCCCATGACAGAAACACTCTAT AATAATATGATTGAGAAGTTAGATGAGATGGAGCTTGAGGAGCGCACAGATGAGGCTGCAAATATTATATTTCGAGATGTGATAGGACACAGATCTGGTTATGCAAGAGGACTTGGTGTTTCAGTTATACCCGAGCCTAGACCATCATCTATGTCGGCACAATTTGAGCACTTAGcccaagaaaatgagaaacaCAAAAATGAGGCAATGATGTACAAGACTGAATTGGATGACTTGAAAAGGGAAGTACGACAATTATTGGTTTGGCAACAATCGTATGACCAGAGGATGAACCTATTCGAATGTGATTTAGAAAGAGTGTCTAATAGAGACACTCCAGGAAATGTTTAG
- the LOC108993919 gene encoding uncharacterized protein LOC108993919 isoform X2, producing MKLRKHGLIPLKINDGERAPSCENAVFFTTRVTWIIKHHATMAQNTWDAIDTQEKEELINRVRANFILDWSKRNHREMVEKNLGKKFNDFHYQLHKIYMGCATHGEALLKPTSLVESDVWKKLCGRWGSDEFKKISNQNKVNRKRQHVNHTAGRKSFVRLIQEMNNMIEKLDEMELEERTDEAANIIFRDVIGHRSGYARGLGVSVIPEPRPSSMSAQFEHLAQENEKHKNEAMMYKTELDDLKREVRQLLVWQQSYDQRMNLFECDLERVSNRDTPGNV from the exons ATGAAGCTTCGTAAGCATGGTCTCATTCCTTTGAAGATTAATGATGGTGAGAGGGCACCATCATGTGAGAATGCAGTGTTCTTTACAACAAGGGTAACATGGATTATCAAACATCATGCAACCATGGCTCAAAATACTTGGGATGCTATAGATACACAAGAAAAAGAGGAGCTGATCAATCGTGTTCGG GCTAATTTCATTCTAGATTGGAGTAAAAGGAATCATCGCGAGATGGTCGAGAAGAACCTTGGAAAGAAGTTCAATGACTTTCACTACCAGCTTCATAAAATATACATGGGTTGTGCAACCCACGGTGAGGCATTACTAAAACCAACCTCGTTGGTGGAATCAGATGTATGGAAAAAGTTATGTGGGAGATGGGGTAGCGACGAATTCAAG AAAATATCCAATCAAAATAAGGTCAATAGGAAAAGGCAGCATGTGAACCACACAGCAGGCAGAAAGTCTTTTGTGAGGTTAATACAAGAGATG AATAATATGATTGAGAAGTTAGATGAGATGGAGCTTGAGGAGCGCACAGATGAGGCTGCAAATATTATATTTCGAGATGTGATAGGACACAGATCTGGTTATGCAAGAGGACTTGGTGTTTCAGTTATACCCGAGCCTAGACCATCATCTATGTCGGCACAATTTGAGCACTTAGcccaagaaaatgagaaacaCAAAAATGAGGCAATGATGTACAAGACTGAATTGGATGACTTGAAAAGGGAAGTACGACAATTATTGGTTTGGCAACAATCGTATGACCAGAGGATGAACCTATTCGAATGTGATTTAGAAAGAGTGTCTAATAGAGACACTCCAGGAAATGTTTAG